A window of Plasmodium malariae genome assembly, chromosome: 12 genomic DNA:
CGTCATTCTTCTTTTTGTCCATTATTATACTGTGGAAGTATTTTCACCTTACATAACCTacttttattcttttgttGTATATAACTTTAAAATTGGAACTAATTGTATAAGTGTACTGTAGATCTCTTcctttatattattgttacaaCTGTTAACTACGCAAGAGTTATTTACGCATTTGATTTAATACCTTGcttacatatatgcacacatttatgcacacatataagcatacatataaacatatacatacctAAACACACATATAAGTGAGCTCTTTCTTTAACGTAATAACCTCTATATGACAGAAATGACAAGGACTTTccctttttatataaaaagacaTATTATCGAATAATATGCAGTAAAAAATTTACGTGCACAAGCATTATAGGCGATTATAGAcgatgtacatataaatacacatatacaaacatatgcttacatacatacatatacatgtatgcatatatatatatatatgttaaaaggTAAAATTCGTTAAAGCTTGGTAAGAGGTTGATTGTGCAaatcttaaaataaaaaaggattaaAACAAAGAGATTTCACTATATattgaacaaaaaataatacataaaaatgcaaatttaaaaaaaaaaaaaaaagtagaataAAAAGAACAGTTAAAAATAGCAGAAGTGTCTTTCAAACAAAAGTTAAGCTTACTTAACACATAATTAGTTGGAAGTGTgttattaaagaaataagTTTATAATATCATCATATCATTTTCGCAATATTTTACACGTAGTGGACTTTATTAAgtattcagaaaaaaaagcagaataaaataaataaaaacacaaATAAATAAGCAGATGAGTCGCAGATGAACTGGTAGATAGATAAGCATACAGATAAACAGatgaatatacaaatacataagcagatatatgaacaaataaataactaaataaaggaacaaataaataatcaaaTAGAGGAATAAatacgcaaaaaaaaaaaataaaataataaaataaataaataataaatgactAAATGGGCAAATAAATGAGCAAATGAATAAGTAGAAAAAAGCATCTATGGTGTTTTATATAACATCGGAGTTTTTTATTGCTTTATTTCAAATTACACAATACGAGTAAACTGAAGATGTGATAAaggcttaaaaaaaatttccaaaCAAGCGATAGTACTAatatactacatatatatacacccatacatatacatacatatatacatacatatatacatacatatatacatacatatatacatacacacacatacgtacacatacacacacatacatatacatactcatattattatataagttGTGTTAGAAgagtaaatatttaatacataCCCAACACCATTCAAACATTAAAACGTTCTGATATTCGCAATCTGCATTATGTCCCCTACTTCTGTAAAGAAGTCAATTCTTCATATTAATGttcttcatttaattatagtttttataatacaactttttacttttagGCTGTCTGATTATGGCACATTCACAAATTATTGCTCGAGTTGTgcgttttttttatatgttatattaacattttatataaatttaaaaatgatgtttttagcatatttttacacaaatataagtttaaataaaaaaaaataaaataataataataaaataatataatgaaattactacgttaaattttaaatataaaaaaattaattttacctAATTGTTACAAATCTATGTGCACGTAGCCAAATgatgataaatttttatatagagaaaatgtaatatatatgtatttgcaaaaaaaaaaaaagtaaaaaagaaaaaaaaatgtacgttatgtatatttattgttaaaCAAATTTCGAAAAATCGACTActaatttgtaatttttttcctttttaaataaatgaaataagtGATATAATAACTATTTTTCCGGGAATAGAATTCCCATAGCAGAAAAAACTCATTACTTGCTATATATTATTGCGAATTCACATTTcattctttcttttataatacagttgctatttatttaaaatattaggGGCGAAGCAAAAAATGgggaataatatatatatgtgtacactatatgtattacatatgcagctttttttttttttttttttcaaattttaaaataaaaggaaaaaccaTTTTACCTTTTGGAAAAACAGAAGAGAATTTTTACCAAAAttccaaaaaattatatgataattaacaaaaaattttgtaattgattttgcttatttttcaCTCATTTTTCTCACACAGAactttttcccatttttcctattttcccttttttattttaagtagCCCTTTTGCCTTTTTTACACAAACATTAAAACGATGAGGACGATTTCATAAttcacatataaaaaaaaaaaaattatttggagaataatttaagtgtgcttaatttttaatttgtcaGATTTTATTGCTTATTCGAATCGTCAGGCTTTTCATATATAGACAAAGGCATATCGTaagtatgtgtgtatatatatattcataattgcAAAAAATTAACAGCATGTACCATTCAGGCTCCACATTAAACATAGTAACAAATAAGCATAAGAATATAAAGTGCTGAATATAAGAGcgatatattattattcacaCGTTTCCCAAGTGAGCTAATAAAAACAACATttcttcataattataatatatgtgctcatgaacatacatatatgtaaacataggtgtaataaactttttaattcattttatattttgcatgGCCCCTTTGTTAAATtccatataattaaattaagcACTCGATAAAAAGGTAAATACTGGGTAgcgtttttttttaagagtTCTCGAAAAGTGCAATTTTACTCTTAGGGTTTATATACCCATGCGTACACAAGTAGGTACGCTAATATCagtttatatacatatatacacacattttCCTGAAAATATGCTAAGGCAAGAACAATGTCACATATTTGTTTGAACAATGCTTGAggtgtacattttttaaagtcatggtttttgttcttttctcTCTCTCATATAGgggtatataaattataaactaCCCATCCaattagagaaaaaaaaggctAATTTATACGTtaatttccttatttttattaaaaaatatgattcagggttatatatatatgtagcaCCGTATAACGTTGCTTGGCCATAtaacacacacacacacacacaaatatatatatgtatatttgatattattaaattttatgaacgTAATATTGTGTAAATTGAAATGTTCATTCGAAATTGCTAAAAGGGAATATTTCTGGAGAACATACACTCCATTGTGTACACTGGGTATATTGCATATTCTGTATATACTGCATATGGTGTACACCTACATAATTGCATACAAAAGGGAATAAATggcaataaaaaattttttttttacttattcgaaaaaatataaaagggCGCACTTTTggttttcataaaaaatggtataaattaaaagaagatTTAATTTGAATTCATTCTTTTCGCACAATGCTAATTGTAGTTGGCTTGCGGTGCctacttaatatttttcatgaagattaaattttaaaaatatgataaagcTTATGCTGATGTAAGTAggcacatatataaatctatatatacctataaatgtatatataaaggaaTCAAAATGACAAATGTGCAGTAACAAGTACACactaaagaaaaaaaaaaaaaaaattgtcgTACGTGGACTATCATCTAAAGGTTAAAAAATACCTCTGCAGAAGATTCCCATATGTGTTTATCTCGTGTAATGTATGTGTATCACcctttccatatatatatgtacatttgcaagcttgtatatatgtaacatgatattaaatatttggTGCGAAATATGCACTCCTAAATTCTGATGAAAAATTTTGGCGTGCTAAATATCGTTGactagaaaagaaaaaaaaagtattatatttaaatatttataatgaaatacTTACTGTTCTGTTGAATTCATTgttaagaaagaaaaaaaaaaaaaaagaagaagaaaagatGATATATAGATTCTCCTCATTAACTCACATGTACTCAAGTGCAAGCCTATTTGAGAATATTTGcttattatatcatatttcaggaattttttttttgcttatatctttttattttaaaacaataaacAAATGGTCCTTGCATGGAAAGAACTTGTTCATAACAATTGAAGAAGATGAAAGAGGACATACATATAAGTTTtacacattaaaaaaaaagatagacGATATAATTATTTCGAAAGCgtatttttcccatttttataTCGTTGGTTTGATAGTTAACtcgtttttattattccaagtaaatcataatatttttattcccctctaattatatttcttgCAGTATTTTTGGtgttactttttatttaataataatttttttttttcttaggATTTCATTGAATATTCGAAGAATGAACGAAATGGTAACATGATGTATtagctctttttttttttttttttttcttttttgataaaattagGAAAACTGAGTATACCACTTATGTACATTTTAGTTATGAGATGAAAACAGAAAGGAAAATGCCAACAGAAGAACGTTCGCATTTTCGTTGAATGCAAAATGATATGAttacacatttttaatatatatgatacctaattttttatgagtatatatttcattttggtgtaaatgtatatttgaatttttgcAAAAACACCCTCAGGAGTGTGTTCATGAAGTAAAATTAGGCATATATAGAAGTACATATGAATTCATAAATTCgtttatgtgtgtatatataattactgtTTAAAcgttttttcccattttgtTTAGGTTTCTACTACATTTCTTTGACGAATGTTACACTTCAAATTCATTTGATAAGAAGACTGTTAGAACAATTATTTGTGGTAAGGACGACATCAAAGTCTTTCATGCACATAATATCATATTTCTTAGGAATAAGGTAATGAGAGGCGAGAGAtatgcagaaaaaaaatatatatgctgtGGTGTATTGGAcacgcatacatatatatatgtatatacccATATATGATGTTTATTTTAGCGTTAAATacacatttaaataaatgtgtGCTTCACAACATTTCAGTTTCTACGTAGTAACTCCTTTTTCCTTGCGCCATAATgacagaataaaatattccttATTAACTTTATTTTCTCTTACTCTTTTTGTGTGTGGAAATTTGATGCAGGTATCATTTTAAgaacgttttttttttctataggtgtatgtgaatatatttagtttttcattttatcgttttattatattatcattttaccATTTCACCATTTTATCATCTTATCATTTTACCATTTCACCATTTTATCATCTTATCATTTTACCATTTCACCATTTTATCATCTTATCATTTTACCAATTTTTCATGttatcattttatcattttttttttttttttttttttttttgcacattTCAGTGTGATTCGCATGTTCGTTTGGCTAGACTTCGACCCCAAGGTgattacaataataaagaGAAAACATCAAATTATGAAAAGACTTCACTCATTTAAAccctatttattttataattttaggaggaaaaaaaagtgatATTCTGTATAAAATCCCTTATGGaggattattttattttattagttgccctcattatttttctgaaattttaatctatttttcatttttgacATTAAACCTGAATTTTATGAGGTCCCCATATTACGCGGCATATAAGGAAAATAGAAATAACGCTTAAAAacaacaataaatatataattttttttttttttttgttttgttcgttttgttatatatacatatatatatgtatatatatattttttatctattatACCAGCTCTCTTAATTTTACCAtggtttttttaattttaattaaaaatggtaaattatatttttaattcatccTCAAAATTAGGTGTCGATTATGCCAAAACAACACCTGCACGAATGTGTATAAccttagatatatatacatgcacatcGTACGTGTGCAAACGTACGTATACAACATATGTACGCCCTCTTATCCCTTTTTAGGTATACAAACACACAAATGGTATCTTAAAACGTTACCCAGTGCATATCCCAAGTACGATTAAACAAATACACATAAagtaaattttcataattgtcaaaatacatatattcacctttttacttttttgcagaaaaaggaagataatatttccatttattttttaatatactacGAACTGTAACATATTTTAGTAAGAACATATAtctaaaagtaaaatatatatagataattatatgtatatatatctatatatatgtatatatatctatatatatgtatacatatctatatatatgtataattcaGTTTCAACAGAATATTTCTGCAAGCATTGTTACTGCCTACTGTACCTCTAATTTGTTTCCTCCGttattttagtaaaaatgGCTGAagcttatatacatatactttttttatactaaAACGgctttaattaaaataaaaaaaatacatgtattGAGTATGATTATTccatatatgttatataataatatgtacttatatgaaaaaaggtgtatatatatgcaacgGGTTTAGAAGTTTATGCATTAATGCGTgcgttcatatatatatacatatatatgtatgtatgtgcatatttaCACGTGTTCCTGGTATAAGAGCTTTTCGTTAATTTTGTTacttcaaaatattttattaaattttttaaacttcAAATTTTTACGCATAATGAGCAGCATAATATGTCTAAATTGtactgttttgttttgttaatataacGAAAATAGTTAACTGcatgtataaaaaattttgtgcatctagtttttcctttttttaaaatatgtatgttatCATAAATGTGTAAGTAACGATTTAAATAACTGATATAgcggaaaaataaaatacgcGTACATACGAATAAGCAGGTGTATtgaagtatatatgtatgtatgcatgtatgtatttacttatttattgcatttacgtatatatgcacatatgtacgtaAAGCATAAACACAGCTATGTGATGATATGTTCAAGGGGGAAGGCCAAACATTCGGACATCCAAATGTAAAACTTTGCCTTTGTTGTTCTTTCAGTGCACAGTTGAGCTAGggtattttcattaataccTTTTTTATGTGAAACAGCAAATAATATAGAACGCAGGTATTTAAGTGTAAATGTAAAGTTCTCCATCATATTTGAATAAACGAATAGTTATATATGTGCTAAACGCATGTATGTGCGTATACTTATTGGATGAGTAGTAGAAACGCATGAGGCAGGTAAATTTACGCTCAATCCAAATCGATCTAATCGCATAAGGATATGCACTGGTTAACTAGAGAACTAATATTAACGTCGTTAGTAATTAGATTTTCCGGTATAGTAACGGATTGACAGCACATTTGACACATGTCGGTTAAGCACTCCTCTTTATTTGTATCATTTTCACATGACTGTTTTAATTCTTCATTAGGGGATTTAATACAtgattttttaagaaaatccaAAATTTCAGATGTATGCACAACTTTATCATCTAATTTTTCACATAATTCTATGCACGATTTAGTATCTTCTTCATTTAATGAACCAATATTATCACAGCAGAGTTTGCAGAATTCATTTGGACAATTAGGATTTTCCTTATCATATTTACTACAATACGTTAATCTATCTATAATATCTTTGTGAGTTGCACAATagtatatatcttttttaactTGATCACTTGGTTCTTCTTCAAATGCATGTTTATCTATTTGGGCTTGTTTAACTTGTTCATCTGTTCGTTCAGAggaaatataattatcatcCTGTTCAGTGTCTTTCTGTATTGtatcttcttttattttagaaaatataggCATAATGTTTTCAGTACCAATAGATGCAGGTGTAGGACTATAAGGTTTATAATCAAAAGGGTGTAGGAAAATATTACTGAAAGCAATATTATTACATCCGTAAGAAGTGAAACCAATTTGTTGTCCATCTTGTAAATCTAATCCTATTAAACTAAATATCGGGTAGGTCATCAAGCCACTTCCCATATTAACATTAATATTGGTAGAACTGAACGATATGGTTACACGGttccatatattttctttataccCAGAAATAATGGATTTGGCTAGTAACTGATAGTttccatttatattttgtctTAAACGAGTAAAGTTAGAACCTATTTCTAATATCGTATAATTATTAGAATcatgaaatttaaaaattgcaCCTACTATACCATTATTACTACACTGAGGgtataaggaaaaatttattacacCAACTTGAcaagttttattttgtaaaataataaaagaaggAACTTCCTTATTTTCATCCCCTTTAATATTagatttttgtaaaattacatgtttttctttccctatattattatcataagaCCAATCAGATGGTCCACCAGTTCCGTTTTCAGGATCATATATGATATACGACTTATTGAACTTTCCAACGAAAaattcttcatatatattgCAACTTAAGggagaaatatttttatatgtccTTTCTTTTGTTAGGCATTCAACAGACTCAACAACTGGCTTTGTAAATTCAACTGAATCAATTCCGTATGTATAAAAACCTATAGTACCAGCAGTGTTATAATCATCATTCACTATAATATCAGGAATGGGAGATTCGTATAAAGGCTTAACCGTTTTAATAACacttatgtttattttagaACCAATACATTCTATTCTTACTGCACACCAATTAGCTTCTTCAAATCCAGGATCTTTTATTATAGCTAATTCTGTGGGTTcattattttgaaattttattaatctCTTAAATCCATTTTGACCATTATTTAATtctaacatataataattatatttatcatatgCTCTGAAAATTAATCCAACGGATCCTGTTCCCTtcacatatatgtaagttGAAAACACAAAATCGAAAAAAGATTTATACCTTAAAAAAGCATATGTACcggtaaataaattattcatcTGAGGAGAATTTAAAACGCGTACATTTTGTGTCAAGGTATATCCAACCATTCCTTCGTTTACTGGATTATCAAGTATTTTCCACTTTCCTCCTTGTTGTAGTTGTACTGAATTTACTATTTCGAATGtatcatatatatcattttctGTACTGATGTCTAATTTCCACGATTCAAATGCTTTCTGTCGTAGTCTTTcatctattaatatttctaatttatattttctcttttccaATTCTGAAGTAATTTTTGAGGATAACAATTTTATCATATGAGATACCTTTTGTACATCTTTTAAGGTTTCATTAGATAataattctatatttttttcaaaattctCTGTTGGTTTTAAATACCTCCTAGCATTAGAAACTATTTTCATTGACTGCTTATTAATTAATGCTAAAAATGTTGGATCAGTACTTCCGACTTGTTTGTTAACTATCATAACTAAATCATTTATTGCATCAGCTGTTGATGAGTctacgtatatattttccttctCATCTATTCCACTTCTACTAGTATcaagttcaaaaaaaaaaaaattggacaTCTGTGTATTTTTACCAGGACATTTTGGAGGAACATTAAAGAGTTTAAAAGCAAACTCTTGGTTatcatttatgtaattttctGAAATAATTCCATTTTGAAATGTACCTTCATATTCACCAAGTCCATTTACAACTCTTAGatgtattaaataatgtttaTCATAAACACCTGAATGGATAGCTGACAAGCATATAGAACTATCTTCGGAATATACGTTTGCTTCCCCTCCTATGATACTTTCTTCTGTTTCTCGTTCTAAACAATCATGAGGGCATTTAATTAGATACTCACTTCCAACCACTTTATCTATTTCGTTAGCTTGTTTTAGTGTCGTTTCACAACTTAAATTTACAAACGGTTCAGGCAGATTAATTGAATTTATATTGTCTGAACAAACAAAAGCTGACATTTCAGAATTAGAAgaatcaaaaaaaagaaccCCTTCATTATTTACTCCAAATGTATTCCCTACAGGAGTTCCAAATTTTGTTACAACAGTATGAACATTTTCTTGAAAATCTAACGAAAAAAATGCTTCTGTTTCACGTCTAATAGCTAAAGGAACTGGATTGGTTATGTTTATATCCATGATATAAAACAAGTGTTTCAATACATGTACTTGATTTTCATGATGTAAATGAATGGGATCCAATCCATAAGTGGCACATACATTTTCTACatcctttattttgttaattaggCTAGTATCTACTGAAggaatataatatgtacCTCCAATTTTCATATCACAAAATACTCTTAACACATCCTGAGAACATGATggtaatacataataaaaaccAGAGGGTGAACTAGGTAATgtcatttttaaatgaaaacagTTATCAGCTGGGTTTTCTGGTGTTTGTCCTAATTCTTTTGTAGAAGTTGAATAGTAAGAACttaaagaatttattttaattatattttgtgtCTGACTAATCacatcataaatatttttaagaataacattttttatattaagtatatCGCTATGTCGTTTCTCTTTTTCtactttacattttttcatttttgggttcaatttttgaattttcaAAGCTTcgttttgtattttttcagCATATTGTTGTAGTTCATAATCTAATCGTTTTAATTCTTTACCTTCTTGCATATTAATTTCGGATACAAATTCgaagaaatatttatctcTAGCATCATCTgaatcttttattttttcacagTCATCAACAATGGATTTAATTCTATTAGCATAGacagaaaatttttttatcccataatataaattatcttCTTCAGCAAATTCAGGATTAGGAGACAtaagttttaatttaatgaatTGAGCTTCTTCATTATGTAGATTATTAATAGTACTTCTTAAAAAGTTTGCTAAATTACTACTAACTTCTTTGTAGTTTTCTCCATCCTTACTTAACATTATAGAATATTTAGTAGCTGGATATTTCCAAtcaattatacatttttgtaatttatatttacttccTAGATTAATATCAAAATAAACAGAATCAGGAGCGGTGTCTATGGTAAATGGTTGAGAAGCCCAAAATGTATCTAGGTTCCCGTCAACAGCTTTATCTGTAGAAAAGTTTTTACCATCTCTTGATAATGTAGATGTAGCTTGTTTATGTAAGGAAACATCTACACTACCTGATTTAGATCCATCTTGAGACAGGCAAAAGTTTCCATctcttaacatttttaattgatTGTTTGGTAATAATTTCCATGAACTACGACCATCATTATGTTCTAAACTAGAATTACAATCTTCCATTATGAGTTTACCTCCATTAGCTATCATGTTATCTTTTAAagttatacataaattatttattggattatatatttgattaTTCGCATTCAATTTCCATAAGTCTCTACCATCTAAATAAGACATAGAAGTAATACATCCATCTAAAACTACTTCATTTGTTTCATCTATCTGCAAACATAAATCTTGAGTAAGGCTAGTCATTCCACTTTGTATTCTTAGCGTTGAATCCCCTGAACCCAGTGCATTCACAAAGTTAATACCAAAATATTCATGTATGGCATGTCTCATGAGTAGCCTAATTGATTTCGCCCTAATTATGTGgttgaatataatattttggaCGACGTTCCCTGAAGATGGTTAAAAAGTGTGTTACTGGTGATATAGCAGTAGAGAGCGCCATTTTTGTGAAAGTAGCTGTGCATTACGTGTTTCTATATTTCTACATTTCTGTATTTTTGTACTTTATTTCTgtcttttaattatttttttgcttttttccagccctcattaaaatttttcttttttagcTAACTCTCAttgaaatatttcttttttatttaactctcattgaaaattttcttttttatctaatactcattaatatttttcttttttatctaacactcattaaaattttacttttttgctAAAACTTGTTAaagtttatattatcattattttatttttcttttcagcTCATTACttactaatatttttacttttctatttttttttcctttttttttttgtccttttCAGCTCATTGCATTTATTTCTGTTTCCCTGCACTGTTTTGCTTACCAGCTCGAGATTCAATAACTTGGTATGGCACCACCTCTTCGTATGGCTCATTTCCATCGTAGCTAGCTAAAACAGAAACTTCCCCAGGGGAATAAGCCCAATGAATTGTAAGTCCATTTAGTGATctaacattttttaagtgTCCTGTCCACGAAATAATATCATTAGCATTATGTTTTCCCTCCGAACACCAATAACCTGATCCTCTTGTTAGGGCATTATCTGCGGCATACTGAGGTAATCCATTTTC
This region includes:
- the CCp2 gene encoding LCCL domain-containing protein, putative; the protein is MKRMAKLFCNYAFVLFLFHVFFVNSEDEINNTFFKFDNCEATSTFPSVGENGLPQYAADNALTRGSGYWCSEGKHNANDIISWTGHLKNVRSLNGLTIHWAYSPGEVSVLASYDGNEPYEEVVPYQVIESRAGNVVQNIIFNHIIRAKSIRLLMRHAIHEYFGINFVNALGSGDSTLRIQSGMTSLTQDLCLQIDETNEVVLDGCITSMSYLDGRDLWKLNANNQIYNPINNLCITLKDNMIANGGKLIMEDCNSSLEHNDGRSSWKLLPNNQLKMLRDGNFCLSQDGSKSGSVDVSLHKQATSTLSRDGKNFSTDKAVDGNLDTFWASQPFTIDTAPDSVYFDINLGSKYKLQKCIIDWKYPATKYSIMLSKDGENYKEVSSNLANFLRSTINNLHNEEAQFIKLKLMSPNPEFAEEDNLYYGIKKFSVYANRIKSIVDDCEKIKDSDDARDKYFFEFVSEINMQEGKELKRLDYELQQYAEKIQNEALKIQKLNPKMKKCKVEKEKRHSDILNIKNVILKNIYDVISQTQNIIKINSLSSYYSTSTKELGQTPENPADNCFHLKMTLPSSPSGFYYVLPSCSQDVLRVFCDMKIGGTYYIPSVDTSLINKIKDVENVCATYGLDPIHLHHENQVHVLKHLFYIMDINITNPVPLAIRRETEAFFSLDFQENVHTVVTKFGTPVGNTFGVNNEGVLFFDSSNSEMSAFVCSDNINSINLPEPFVNLSCETTLKQANEIDKVVGSEYLIKCPHDCLERETEESIIGGEANVYSEDSSICLSAIHSGVYDKHYLIHLRVVNGLGEYEGTFQNGIISENYINDNQEFAFKLFNVPPKCPGKNTQMSNFFFFELDTSRSGIDEKENIYVDSSTADAINDLVMIVNKQVGSTDPTFLALINKQSMKIVSNARRYLKPTENFEKNIELLSNETLKDVQKVSHMIKLLSSKITSELEKRKYKLEILIDERLRQKAFESWKLDISTENDIYDTFEIVNSVQLQQGGKWKILDNPVNEGMVGYTLTQNVRVLNSPQMNNLFTGTYAFLRYKSFFDFVFSTYIYVKGTGSVGLIFRAYDKYNYYMLELNNGQNGFKRLIKFQNNEPTELAIIKDPGFEEANWCAVRIECIGSKINISVIKTVKPLYESPIPDIIVNDDYNTAGTIGFYTYGIDSVEFTKPVVESVECLTKERTYKNISPLSCNIYEEFFVGKFNKSYIIYDPENGTGGPSDWSYDNNIGKEKHVILQKSNIKGDENKEVPSFIILQNKTCQVGVINFSLYPQCSNNGIVGAIFKFHDSNNYTILEIGSNFTRLRQNINGNYQLLAKSIISGYKENIWNRVTISFSSTNINVNMGSGLMTYPIFSLIGLDLQDGQQIGFTSYGCNNIAFSNIFLHPFDYKPYSPTPASIGTENIMPIFSKIKEDTIQKDTEQDDNYISSERTDEQVKQAQIDKHAFEEEPSDQVKKDIYYCATHKDIIDRLTYCSKYDKENPNCPNEFCKLCCDNIGSLNEEDTKSCIELCEKLDDKVVHTSEILDFLKKSCIKSPNEELKQSCENDTNKEECLTDMCQMCCQSVTIPENLITNDVNISSLVNQCISLCD
- the PmUG01_12061000 gene encoding polyprenol reductase, putative — translated: MIYRFSSLTHMYSSASLFENICLLYHISGIFFLLISFYFKTINKWSLHGKNLFITIEEDERGHTYKFYTLKKKIDDIIISKAYFSHFYIVGLIVNSFLLFQDFIEYSKNERNGFYYISLTNVTLQIHLIRRLLEQLFVVRTTSKSFMHIISYFLGISFYVVTPFSLRHNDRIKYSLLTLFSLTLFVCGNLMQCDSHVRLARLRPQGGKKSDILYKIPYGGLFYFISCPHYFSEILIYFSFLTLNLNFMSSLNFTMVFLILIKNGIQTHKWYLKTLPSAYPNKNIYLKVKYI